In a single window of the Coffea eugenioides isolate CCC68of chromosome 3, Ceug_1.0, whole genome shotgun sequence genome:
- the LOC113766612 gene encoding uncharacterized protein LOC113766612: MGNGRIRTRMPQHCQLKSVHELIEDGGWNEDLLSTLFEEEDCRRIKTIPISEHGAKDRLVWVFSSTGRYTVKSGYAVAKVMRRGTKRSDLQKGNSSRNMEDSGVWKFLWSLRLKHKLKHFIWRCLHRVLPVNEAVKYRRREGNDRCLCCGEMPETLEHMFFCQHAEKFGRQLPSVGTVSTNQIQFNNDRKCPGIVVGKAMQEWREYAEVFNEVDGQEYDGQEEVYGAGKWSPPPQHFICLNTDAALSHKDGKIGWGVVARCSRGKLLGAWAGSEQRCGDPAVEIKLERVEDPRASAVLFDILHLRKEFRNYTFSFVRWNANVVSHSLARFALNLVADIDWRNSFPSWLLRLANIDVGVVAPSDVNIL; encoded by the exons ATGGGGAATGGGAGAATTAGGACCAGGATGCCTCAACATTGCCAACTAAAATCTGTCCATGAATTGATAGAGGACGGTGGATGGAATGAGGACCTGCTCAGCACCTTATTTGAGGAGGAGGATTGCAGGAGGATTAAGACAATTCCTATTAGTGAACATGGAGCCAAGGATAGGCTGGTGTGGGTGTTCTCAAGTACTGGCCGATATACTGTCAAGAGTGGGTATGCAGTGGCAAAAGTCATGCGTAGGGGAACAAAGAGGTCTGATCTTCAGAAGGGTAATAGCAGTAGAAACATGGAGGACTCTggtgtttggaaatttttgtGGAGTTTAAGGCTCAAACATAAGTTGAAGCACTTTATTTGGAGGTGTCTACATCGAGTTCTACCAGTGAATGAGGCAGTGAAGTATAGGAGGAGGGAGGGAAATGACAGATGTCTGTGTTGTGGTGAAATGCCAGAAACGTTGGAACACATGTTTTTTTGCCAGCATGCAGAGAAATTTGGAAGGCAGCTCCCATCTGTTGGGACGGTCTCAAC aaATCAAATTCAGTTTAATAATGATCGAAAATGTCCTGGAATTGTGGTGGGTAAAGCTATGCAGGAGTGGCGGGAATATGCTGAGGTATTCAATGAAGTGGATGGGCAGGAGTATGATGGACAGGAGGAAGTCTATGGAGCAGGGAAGTGGTCACCACCACCCCAACACTTCATTTGTCTGAACACTGATGCCGCGTTGAGTCATAAGGATGGAAAAATTGGCTGGGGTGTGGTAGCCAGATGTAGCAGGGGTAAGCTACTAGGAGCCTGGGCAGGGAGTGAACAAAGGTGTGGGGATCCTGCGGTGGAG ATCAAATTGGAAAGGGTGGAGGATCCTCGGGCCAGTGCTGTGTTATTTGACATCCTGCATCTGAGGAAAGAGTTTCGGAATTacactttttcttttgtcaGATGGAATGCCAATGTGGTGTCTCATTCTTTGGCAAGGTTTGCCTTAAACTTAGTTGCTGATATAGATTGGAGAAATTCTTTTCCTAGCTGGCTGCTTCGGTTAGCCAACATTGATGTTGGAGTAGTTGCTCCAAGTGATGTAAACATTTTATGA
- the LOC113766613 gene encoding putative disease resistance protein RGA3: MAELALLSASVKAIVQGPLDKVISLVNKEFSLIYGFKKDLEKLRGSLAMIQAFLRDAERRPVGEEAVKLWLEKLEGVAYDADDVLDEMNYKILQHKVKLHKKAESKVKIFSLLSNPFSFNKKLAGKLKDINSDLKRINQEANEFGLQFHIRDVDADSAAAAVFSHSIARSRETDSVSVDPNVLGRDNDKSDLVQTLMRSRDEVVSVIPIVGMGGLGKTTLARLIYNDERIKNYFDARIWVCVSESFDVTKLFAMMLESLTQSHVQVQGREAIVKNLQKVIGVGRYLLILDDVWNDKADKWDDFKRSMEGINTTKGNSIVVTTRSEQVASIVATLPQHFLRKLSEEDCLSILKARAFPGGEVPRELGAIGKKIAAKCQGLPLAANLVGGILRNKGKSEWMSILNDGLSHVNGDENGSNILQILKLSFDHLPTPAAKKCFAYCSIFNKDFNLKKEQVVQLWMAEGFLYSNQGSDVMEQTGRKIFHILVQNCLLQDVEKDIYENVISCKMHDLVHDLASSVSSAKGRCLTLSTSSEAPQNLLEEKERNLRTLFLKYDVSHQVLLEFVFLRVLNLEDAVVVKELPSKIKKLTHLRYLDLSGTHIKVLPNSICKLYNLQTLIFLNLFGSVDKFPPNFKNLISLRHLHFYFPERFQMPLGMGKLTDLQTLSCFLWIKRRSLGCLNNLGGELKIRNLELVKMQKKPEVHSYLESQILQIGILLGNK, encoded by the coding sequence ATGGCTGAGCTAGCTCTGCTTAGTGCCTCGGTGAAGGCCATTGTACAGGGTCCGCTGGACAAGGTGATTTCTCTAGTCAACAAAGAATTTAGCCTGATCTACGGCTTCAAGAAAGATCTTGAAAAGCTGAGAGGATCACTGGCCATGATACAGGCGTTCTTGCGAGATGCTGAGAGACGACCAGTTGGAGAAGAAGCTGTAAAACTGTGGCTGGAGAAACTTGAAGGCGTGGCTTATGATGCTGATGATGTACTGGACGAGATGAACTACAAAATTCTCCAACACAAAGTAAAGCTACATAAGAAAGCGGAAAGCAAGGTAAAAATCTTCAGCTTGCTCTCAAATCCCTTTTCTTTTAACAAGAAATTGGCTGGTAAACTCAAGGACATAAATTCAGACTTGAAAAGGATTAACCAGGAAGCAAATGAGTTCGGCCTTCAGTTCCATATCAGAGACGTGGATGCAGattctgctgctgctgctgtgtTTTCTCATTCCATAGCAAGAAGCAGAGAGACTGACTCAGTAAGTGTTGATCCTAATGTTCTGGGAAGAGATAATGATAAATCTGATTTAGTACAAACATTGATGAGATCAAGGGATGAAGTTGTTTCAGTTATTCCCATTGTGGGAATGGGTGGATTGGGGAAAACAACTTTAGCTCGGTTAATATACAATGATGAAAGAATTAAGAACTACTTTGATGCAAGAATTTGGGTTTGTGTATCTGAAAGTTTTGATGTAACTAAGCTCTTTGCCATGATGCTCGAATCATTGACACAATCGCATGTTCAAGTACAGGGCAGGGAAGCCATAGTGAAAAACCTTCAAAAGGTTATAGGGGTTGGAAGATATCTTCTCATACTAGATGATGTTTGGAATGATAAAGCTGATAAATGGGATGATTTTAAAAGATCAATGGAAGGGATCAACACAACCAAGGGAAATAGCATTGTTGTGACTACACGTAGCGAACAAGTAGCTTCAATAGTTGCGACGCTACCCCAACATTTCCTTAGAAAGTTATCTGAAGAAGATTGTCTGTCAATATTGAAAGCTAGAGCATTCCCAGGAGGGGAAGTTCCAAGGGAATTGGGCGCCATAGGGAAGAAAATTGCAGCCAAGTGTCAAGGTTTACCATTAGCAGCAAATCTGGTAGGAGGAATTTTACGCAACAAGGGAAAATCTGAGTGGATGTCAATTTTGAATGACGGCCTTTCTCATGTAAATGGAGATGAAAATGGTAGTAATATCTTGCAAATATTGAAGTTGAGCTTTGATCATTTGCCAACTCCTGCTGCTAAAAAATGCTTTGCTTATTGCTCAATCTTTAACAAGGATTTCAATTTGAAAAAGGAACAAGTGGTTCAACTATGGATGGCAGAAGGATTTTTGTATTCAAATCAAGGAAGTGATGTGATGGAGCAAACGGGGAGAAAGATTTTCCACATTTTAGTGCAAAACTGCTTACTTCAAGATGTGGAGAAGGATATATATGAGAACGTCATTAGCTGTAAGATGCATGATCTTGTGCATGATCTTGCAAGTTCTGTTTCAAGTGCCAAAGGCAGATGCCTCACATTGAGCACATCAAGTGAAGCACCCCAAAATCTGttggaagaaaaggaaagaaatctgcGCACGTTGTTCCTGAAATATGATGTTTCTCACCAAGTGTTGCTAGAGTTTGTATTCTTGCGTGTACTAAATCTGGAGGATGCAGTAGTTGTTAAGGAACtgccctccaaaataaaaaagctAACACATTTAAGATATCTTGATCTGTCAGGAACCCACATTAAGGTTCTGCCAAACTCCATTTGCAAGCTGTATAATTTGCAAACTCTGATTTTCCTCAATCTATTTGGTTCTGTCGATAAGTTTCCACCAAATTTTAAGAATTTGATCAGCTTGAGACaccttcatttttattttccggAAAGATTTCAAATGCCACTTGGGATGGGAAAACTGACTGATCTTCAAACATTGTCATGCTTTTTGTGGATCAAGAGAAGGAGTCTAGGGTGCTTGAATAATCTTGGAGGTGAATTGAAGATACGCAATCTAGAACTGGTGAAGATGCAGAAGAAGCCAGAAGTGCATAGTTATCTGGAAAGCCAAATATTACAAATTGGAATATTACTGGGGAACAAATAG